The DNA segment ATACCAATGGTTTTTAGATCTGCTACAAAAACTTGGTTTTCAAATAGAGACGATGGATGCAAATGAGCATGATCAATTAATGAATTTTATTCAAGGCGTTGAACATTTCAGTACATTTTGTTTAGGCAGTTTTCTAAAAGAGCAGTCCGTTGATTTAGCTAAATTACTTAAACTTGCAAGTCCAGTTTATCAAATGGAATTAAACATTTTAGGGCGTTTATTTTATCAGTCAGCCGAACTGTATGCTGATATTATCGCCTCAGATGAGAAGCGTATTGAATTACTGGAAGCTTATGCCGATCATATTAAAGAAATGGCATTAAGCTTAAAAGCAGGCAAACGTGATGCATTTATACAACGCTTTGAAGCAATCAGAAACCAAATGGGTGAGTTTTGTCAGAGCGCTTATGAAAAAACCGATCAAACACTCACCAAATAACAACTTAAGTTTAGTGATTTCTTTTATCTGTCAAATAATCTAATACATTAATAAATCA comes from the bacterium SCSIO 12844 genome and includes:
- the tyrA gene encoding bifunctional chorismate mutase/prephenate dehydrogenase, whose translation is MINHNSKTQKSIAIIGGKGQMGQMINHFLANDPNLVVHLIDKDDSIFDSQYKQFDLVLISVPIAHTNSIIEATAKKLSRDCILCDFTSIKTQPLKCMLNSHTGPVIGLHPMFGPTITETKNQVIIHCPGRSQNKYQWFLDLLQKLGFQIETMDANEHDQLMNFIQGVEHFSTFCLGSFLKEQSVDLAKLLKLASPVYQMELNILGRLFYQSAELYADIIASDEKRIELLEAYADHIKEMALSLKAGKRDAFIQRFEAIRNQMGEFCQSAYEKTDQTLTK